In one window of Ketogulonicigenium robustum DNA:
- a CDS encoding c-type cytochrome produces MKKTAFFAMTMLAAPTLAIAQTETAPATPEVIAHGADIVSASCASCHTPRNSAGEQATDPADPTFLGGNDMGGWWAPSLRGGGTAQYGIANWSADDIAEYLATGRNQYAAVGGMMKGVVERSTSTMSPDDLTAIAAFLKSVPADEQTAAAKPGEPESTTARLTAAVDLSLGERLYIDNCGACHFVDGQGGARIFPVLDGASIVNAPVAGGLIETILNGAETPSTEGGPSKNLMPAFGGRLTDEEVAALATFVRQAWTNTADAVTPEDVADLR; encoded by the coding sequence ATGAAAAAGACAGCTTTCTTTGCCATGACCATGCTGGCGGCCCCGACGCTGGCAATTGCCCAAACTGAAACCGCACCGGCCACCCCCGAGGTGATCGCCCACGGCGCAGACATTGTCTCGGCCAGCTGCGCCAGCTGCCACACCCCGCGCAACAGCGCGGGCGAACAAGCCACCGACCCTGCCGATCCCACCTTTTTGGGCGGCAACGATATGGGCGGCTGGTGGGCCCCCTCGCTTCGCGGGGGCGGCACGGCGCAGTACGGCATCGCCAACTGGTCTGCCGATGACATCGCCGAATATCTGGCGACCGGCCGCAACCAATATGCCGCTGTCGGCGGCATGATGAAGGGCGTGGTCGAACGCTCGACCTCGACCATGTCGCCGGACGATCTGACCGCGATTGCCGCCTTCCTGAAGTCGGTACCTGCGGATGAACAGACCGCCGCCGCCAAACCCGGCGAGCCCGAGAGCACAACGGCCCGCCTGACCGCGGCGGTCGATCTGTCCTTGGGCGAGCGTCTCTATATCGACAACTGCGGCGCCTGCCACTTCGTCGATGGTCAGGGCGGGGCGCGGATCTTCCCCGTGCTCGACGGCGCGTCCATCGTGAATGCCCCCGTCGCCGGCGGCCTGATCGAGACGATCCTGAACGGTGCCGAAACCCCCTCGACCGAGGGCGGCCCGTCGAAAAACCTGATGCCCGCCTTTGGCGGTCGCCTGACGGACGAAGAAGTCGCCGCCCTTGCCACTTTCGTCCGCCAAGCGTGGACGAACACGGCTGACGCGGTCACGCCCGAAGACGTCGCCGATCTGCGTTAA
- a CDS encoding LysR family transcriptional regulator yields the protein MIDIQPLAILREIDRTGSLTLAAEKLFLTQSAVSHAMRRFEDRYGVKVWERDGHKLRLTLAGQYLLGLAQRVLPQLEHGAIVLEDYARGRRGAIRVGMECHPCQDWLMRVVDPFLAAWPTVDLDVTTAFQFGGLAALAGHEIDILVTPDPIERAGLEYEPVFDYELVLAVAETHPLAQKTHIVPADLAGETLITYPVPRERLDIYTRFLIPAHAEPRRHRTVETTDLMLRLVASGRAVSATPDWLLRGAKGVRGVRIGGGIAKSIHLGRRTGVAAPYLEGFIALAKTVAI from the coding sequence ATGATCGACATCCAGCCGCTGGCCATTTTGCGCGAGATCGACCGGACCGGCAGTTTGACCCTAGCGGCCGAGAAGTTGTTTCTGACCCAATCGGCCGTCAGCCACGCCATGCGGCGGTTCGAGGACCGCTATGGCGTGAAGGTGTGGGAACGCGACGGCCACAAGCTGCGCCTGACTTTGGCGGGGCAATACTTGCTGGGTTTGGCGCAGCGCGTTTTGCCCCAGTTGGAACATGGCGCCATCGTGCTGGAGGATTACGCCCGCGGCCGCCGCGGGGCTATTCGCGTGGGGATGGAGTGTCACCCCTGCCAGGACTGGCTGATGCGCGTGGTTGACCCCTTTCTGGCGGCATGGCCGACGGTTGATCTGGATGTGACGACCGCCTTCCAATTCGGCGGTTTGGCCGCGCTGGCGGGCCATGAGATCGACATTCTGGTGACGCCCGATCCGATCGAGCGGGCGGGTTTGGAATACGAGCCGGTCTTTGACTATGAACTGGTGCTGGCGGTGGCCGAGACCCACCCGTTGGCGCAAAAGACCCACATCGTCCCCGCCGATTTGGCGGGCGAGACGCTGATCACCTACCCTGTCCCGCGCGAGCGGTTGGATATTTACACACGCTTCCTGATCCCCGCCCATGCCGAGCCGCGCCGGCACCGGACGGTCGAGACGACGGATCTAATGCTGCGGCTGGTTGCATCGGGGCGGGCGGTCAGCGCGACGCCGGACTGGTTGCTGCGGGGCGCCAAAGGCGTGCGGGGCGTACGGATTGGGGGCGGAATTGCCAAGTCGATCCATTTGGGCCGCCGCACCGGCGTGGCCGCGCCTTATTTGGAGGGGTTCATTGCTTTGGCAAAGACGGTGGCAATCTGA
- a CDS encoding putative oxygenase MesX, which produces MRDFVFTLDTVRFDDSYVPADGTRLTTNFANLARGAQRQQNLRNVMRMIDNRFNTLAHWDNPESDRYSVALDIVTVNMAVADEAESFPLIEVLQTTIIDHKTGQQRAGIVGNNFSSYVRDYDFSVLLRAHLAGGASGAPAGFGDLHGNLFKSLVASDVFTARFAAPPVICISVSESKAYQRTANTHPVLGAEYSTEGWSLTDQYFQKMGLQARYFMPPGSVAPFAFYCAGDLLNDYTPLQLIGTIATMETFQKIYRPEIYNANSAAGQHFKPSLKNEDYAPTRIFYDREERTRLGIAQGQFTQQHFIAPYGAVLDQWSAQYAR; this is translated from the coding sequence ATGAGAGACTTTGTATTTACCCTCGACACCGTGCGGTTCGATGACAGTTATGTCCCTGCCGATGGCACGCGGCTGACAACGAACTTCGCAAATTTGGCCCGTGGTGCGCAGCGCCAGCAGAACTTGCGCAATGTGATGCGGATGATCGACAACCGGTTCAATACGCTGGCGCATTGGGACAACCCTGAAAGCGACCGCTATAGCGTTGCGTTGGACATTGTGACTGTGAACATGGCGGTCGCAGACGAAGCCGAAAGCTTCCCGCTGATCGAGGTGCTGCAGACCACGATTATCGACCACAAGACGGGGCAGCAGCGCGCGGGAATCGTGGGGAACAACTTCTCGTCCTATGTGCGCGACTATGATTTCAGCGTGTTGCTGCGCGCGCATTTGGCCGGCGGCGCCAGCGGCGCGCCCGCGGGGTTTGGCGATCTGCACGGCAACTTGTTCAAAAGTCTGGTGGCGTCCGATGTATTTACCGCGCGTTTTGCGGCCCCGCCGGTGATTTGCATCAGCGTGTCGGAAAGCAAGGCATATCAGCGGACGGCCAATACCCATCCTGTGTTGGGGGCGGAATACAGCACCGAGGGCTGGTCGCTGACCGACCAGTATTTTCAGAAAATGGGGCTGCAAGCGCGGTATTTCATGCCGCCGGGCAGTGTCGCACCCTTTGCGTTTTACTGCGCGGGCGACCTGCTGAACGATTACACCCCCCTGCAGCTGATCGGGACGATTGCCACTATGGAAACGTTTCAAAAAATCTATCGCCCCGAGATTTACAACGCCAATTCCGCCGCAGGTCAGCATTTCAAGCCCAGCCTGAAAAACGAAGATTACGCGCCGACGCGGATCTTCTATGATCGCGAGGAGCGGACGCGGCTGGGGATTGCGCAGGGGCAGTTCACGCAGCAGCATTTCATTGCACCTTACGGTGCTGTTCTGGACCAATGGTCGGCGCAATACGCGCGTTGA
- a CDS encoding pyrroloquinoline quinone-dependent dehydrogenase produces the protein MRPTTLLRTSAAVLLLGPIPAFAQVTPITDELLANPPAGEWINYGRNQENYRHSPLEQITTDNVGQLQLVWARGMEAGAVQVTPMIHDGVMYLANPGDVIQAIDAKTGDLMWEHRRQLPPVASLNGQGDRKRGVALYGTNLYFTSWDNHLVALDMATGQVVFDVERGSGDDGLTSNTSGPIVANGVIVAGSTCQYSPYGCFVSGHDPASGEELWRNYFIPQAGEEGDETWGNDFESRWMTGVWGQLTYDPVTNLVHYGSTGVGPASETQRGTPGGTLYGTNTRFAVRPDTGEIVWRHQTLPRDNWDQECTFEMMVANVDVQPAADMDGVQAINPNATTGERRVLTGIPCKTGTMWQFDAETGEFLWARDTNYQNLIASIDETGLVTVNEDSVLTQLDTDYDICPTFLGGRDWPSAALNPDSGIYFIPLNNACVDIMAVDQEFSALDVYNTSASYKLAPGFENMGRIDAIDISTGKTLWSAERLASNYSPVLSTAGGVLFNGGTDRYLRALSQETGETLWQTRLASVATGQAISYEIDGTQYVAIAGGGSTYGTNQNRALSEAIDSTTIGNAVYVFALPQQ, from the coding sequence ATGCGACCCACAACGCTGCTTCGCACCAGCGCGGCCGTACTATTGCTCGGCCCGATCCCTGCCTTTGCGCAGGTCACCCCCATCACCGATGAACTGCTGGCCAACCCGCCAGCGGGCGAGTGGATCAACTACGGCCGGAATCAGGAAAACTACCGCCACTCGCCGCTGGAACAGATTACGACCGACAACGTCGGCCAGCTGCAGCTGGTCTGGGCGCGCGGCATGGAAGCGGGCGCCGTGCAGGTCACCCCGATGATCCACGACGGCGTGATGTATCTGGCCAACCCCGGCGACGTCATCCAGGCCATCGACGCCAAAACCGGCGACCTGATGTGGGAACACCGCCGCCAACTGCCGCCCGTTGCCTCGCTGAACGGCCAAGGCGACCGTAAACGCGGCGTCGCCCTCTATGGCACCAACCTCTATTTCACCTCGTGGGACAACCACCTTGTCGCACTGGACATGGCCACCGGCCAAGTCGTCTTTGATGTCGAGCGCGGCTCGGGCGATGACGGCCTGACCAGCAACACCAGCGGCCCGATTGTCGCAAACGGCGTCATCGTCGCCGGCTCGACCTGCCAATACTCGCCCTACGGCTGCTTTGTCTCGGGTCACGACCCGGCCAGCGGCGAAGAACTGTGGCGCAACTACTTCATCCCGCAAGCGGGCGAAGAAGGCGACGAGACCTGGGGCAACGACTTCGAATCGCGCTGGATGACCGGCGTCTGGGGCCAGCTGACCTATGACCCCGTCACCAATCTGGTGCACTACGGCTCGACCGGCGTCGGCCCCGCATCCGAAACCCAGCGCGGCACCCCGGGCGGCACGCTTTACGGCACCAATACCCGCTTTGCCGTGCGCCCCGACACGGGCGAAATCGTCTGGCGCCACCAAACCCTGCCCCGCGACAACTGGGACCAGGAATGCACATTCGAGATGATGGTCGCTAACGTCGACGTGCAGCCCGCTGCCGACATGGACGGCGTTCAGGCCATCAACCCCAACGCCACCACTGGCGAGCGTCGCGTGCTGACGGGCATCCCCTGCAAAACCGGCACCATGTGGCAGTTCGACGCCGAAACCGGCGAATTCCTGTGGGCACGCGACACCAACTACCAGAACCTGATCGCCTCGATCGACGAAACCGGCCTGGTCACGGTGAACGAAGACAGCGTGCTGACGCAACTGGACACCGACTACGACATCTGCCCGACCTTCCTCGGCGGACGCGACTGGCCGTCGGCAGCCCTGAACCCCGATAGCGGCATCTACTTCATACCGCTGAACAACGCCTGCGTCGACATCATGGCCGTCGATCAGGAATTCTCGGCGCTTGATGTGTACAATACCAGCGCATCCTACAAGCTTGCACCGGGCTTTGAAAACATGGGCCGCATCGACGCGATCGACATCAGCACGGGCAAAACCCTGTGGTCGGCCGAACGTCTGGCGTCGAACTACTCGCCCGTCCTCTCGACGGCTGGCGGCGTGCTGTTCAACGGCGGCACCGACCGGTACTTGCGCGCGCTCAGCCAAGAAACCGGCGAGACGCTCTGGCAGACCCGTCTGGCGAGTGTCGCTACCGGCCAAGCCATCAGCTACGAAATCGACGGCACCCAATACGTCGCGATCGCGGGGGGCGGCAGCACCTACGGCACCAACCAAAACCGTGCCCTCAGCGAGGCGATCGACTCGACCACGATCGGCAACGCCGTTTACGTTTTTGCGCTGCCGCAGCAGTAA
- a CDS encoding gluconate 2-dehydrogenase subunit 3 family protein, translating into MVSTSRRGFMMGTAAIAAAAAMGLPYEKVSAAQVLNAAAPDLATYTPSFFTAAEFATLCAMCDRLIPADDVGPGALEANVPIFIDMQIGGDLGAEWYMQGPFPTDPSPLMGFQMPHRPQEYFRIGLDLTERAVQERYNTGFADLTDDQKDEFLTAMDKGEVDFTPYGEDYVTGKFFFSQVLAETRNGYLSDPMYGGNKGMGAWIMLGYPGARASFREWVGQHNVKYPLGPVSVTGMRA; encoded by the coding sequence ATTGTATCCACCTCACGTCGGGGGTTTATGATGGGGACTGCGGCAATCGCCGCCGCAGCCGCTATGGGACTGCCCTATGAGAAAGTGTCCGCTGCCCAAGTGCTTAACGCGGCCGCGCCGGACCTTGCCACCTACACACCCAGCTTCTTCACGGCTGCCGAATTTGCCACCCTCTGCGCGATGTGCGACCGCCTGATCCCCGCCGATGACGTCGGCCCCGGGGCGCTGGAAGCGAACGTTCCCATTTTCATCGACATGCAAATCGGCGGCGACCTCGGCGCCGAATGGTATATGCAGGGCCCGTTCCCGACCGATCCCTCGCCGCTGATGGGCTTTCAAATGCCCCACCGGCCGCAGGAATACTTCCGAATTGGCCTCGATCTGACCGAACGGGCCGTGCAGGAACGCTACAACACCGGCTTCGCCGACCTGACCGACGACCAAAAAGACGAATTCCTGACCGCGATGGACAAGGGCGAAGTCGACTTCACCCCCTATGGCGAGGATTACGTCACCGGCAAGTTCTTCTTCTCGCAGGTGCTTGCGGAAACCCGCAACGGCTACCTCTCCGACCCGATGTACGGCGGAAACAAGGGCATGGGGGCATGGATCATGCTCGGCTACCCCGGCGCCCGCGCCAGCTTCCGCGAATGGGTCGGACAGCACAACGTCAAATACCCGCTCGGCCCCGTGTCGGTGACGGGCATGCGCGCCTGA
- a CDS encoding methionine synthase produces the protein MTRLLPTSTAGSLPKPSWLAEPEKLWSPWKLQGDALIEGKQDALRVALQEQTCAGIDIVSDGEQTRQHFVTTFIEHLAGVDFNQRETVRIRNRYDASVPTVVGAVSREKPVFVEDAKFLRQQTKAPIKWALPGPMTMIDTLYDAHYKSREKLAWEFAAILNQEARELEAAGVDIIQFDEPAYNVFFDEVNDWGIATLERAIEGLKCQTAVHICYGYGIKANTDWKKTLGDEWRQYEKIFPKIQQSNIDMVSLECQNSHVPMDLIELIRGKKVMVGAIDVASHTVETPEEVAATLRKALQFVDAGNLYPCTNCGMAPLPRAVARGKLQALAAGAAIVRQELTA, from the coding sequence ATGACACGTCTTCTACCCACATCCACCGCCGGTAGCTTGCCTAAACCCAGTTGGCTGGCCGAGCCCGAGAAGCTGTGGTCGCCGTGGAAACTGCAGGGCGATGCCCTGATCGAGGGCAAACAGGATGCGCTGCGCGTCGCGCTGCAGGAACAAACCTGCGCGGGGATCGATATCGTCAGCGATGGCGAGCAGACCCGTCAGCATTTCGTGACGACATTTATTGAACATCTGGCAGGCGTCGATTTCAACCAGCGCGAAACGGTGCGGATCCGCAACCGCTATGACGCCAGCGTGCCGACTGTGGTGGGCGCTGTCTCGCGCGAGAAGCCGGTGTTTGTCGAGGATGCAAAGTTTCTGCGCCAGCAGACCAAGGCGCCGATCAAATGGGCGCTGCCCGGCCCGATGACCATGATCGACACGTTGTATGACGCGCATTACAAAAGCCGCGAAAAGCTGGCGTGGGAATTTGCCGCGATCCTGAACCAAGAGGCGCGTGAGCTGGAAGCGGCGGGCGTCGATATCATCCAGTTTGATGAGCCGGCCTATAATGTCTTTTTCGACGAGGTGAACGACTGGGGCATCGCCACGTTGGAGCGGGCGATCGAGGGCCTGAAGTGCCAGACGGCGGTGCATATCTGCTACGGCTACGGCATCAAGGCCAACACCGATTGGAAGAAGACCCTCGGGGATGAGTGGCGGCAGTACGAGAAGATCTTCCCCAAGATCCAGCAATCGAACATCGATATGGTCTCGCTGGAGTGCCAGAATTCGCACGTGCCGATGGATTTGATCGAACTGATCCGTGGCAAGAAGGTGATGGTCGGCGCGATTGATGTGGCCAGCCACACCGTCGAGACCCCCGAGGAAGTGGCCGCAACCCTGCGCAAGGCCCTGCAATTCGTCGACGCAGGCAACCTGTACCCGTGCACCAACTGCGGGATGGCGCCGCTGCCGCGCGCGGTCGCGCGGGGCAAGCTGCAAGCGCTGGCTGCGGGTGCGGCTATTGTACGACAGGAACTGACCGCCTGA
- a CDS encoding serine hydrolase domain-containing protein, whose translation MKVQMNWDAAAAAVRAAADWADDAPGGAVVLFDTDGVRASAAAGVESLATRVPFGVESVVRYASVTKHVFASFVLAEADVIGLDDPLGAHLPALAPLTAAVTVRQALGMTGGLPDTREALTLLGLSVFTQSFAPDLLAFHTALPGLNYPAGTEVHYSNGGYRLVEEALRGHGRLFDDYLRDHLRGPHGLGFKAAEMWTDPVRGLCPGYWHDGRGWQVGLQGMHLSAAGSLTGSARDLAAWGGLLLRGEGEFAGRLAALSATGHLRDGRATGYGLGMRHHMVGGRDLVGHGGSQPGFKSYILLDPLAGAGCIVVANRDDVNSTALAERVMAALYGAALPVAENAMTPGLYVAPTGADWIEVNAQAVTRLDDTIAVYPDGAGGVDSRAPTSPLHLRMEGEDVVGTAGHAPARFQPARPEAVPATLDGLWRADPFGAMLEIYRGAVVMGAGPTRRAMPLQSLGGGRYLFTLHDGPWVRRVCLNEMGGDRFQLALSRARSVEYRRISGS comes from the coding sequence ATGAAGGTGCAGATGAATTGGGATGCCGCAGCGGCGGCGGTGCGGGCGGCGGCAGACTGGGCAGACGATGCCCCCGGCGGTGCTGTTGTGTTGTTCGACACGGACGGGGTGCGCGCCAGCGCCGCGGCGGGGGTTGAGAGCCTTGCGACGCGGGTGCCGTTCGGGGTGGAAAGCGTGGTGCGATACGCCTCGGTCACAAAGCACGTGTTTGCCAGTTTCGTGCTGGCGGAGGCTGATGTGATCGGGCTGGACGACCCGCTGGGGGCGCATTTGCCGGCGCTGGCCCCGTTGACGGCGGCGGTGACGGTGCGGCAGGCGCTAGGGATGACGGGCGGGTTGCCCGACACGCGCGAGGCGCTGACGCTGTTGGGGCTGTCGGTCTTCACCCAGTCATTTGCGCCCGATTTGTTGGCGTTTCATACGGCGCTGCCGGGTTTGAACTATCCGGCGGGGACAGAGGTGCATTATTCGAACGGCGGCTATCGCTTGGTTGAGGAGGCGTTGCGCGGGCATGGGCGGTTGTTTGACGACTACCTGCGTGACCATCTGCGCGGGCCGCATGGGCTGGGGTTTAAGGCCGCCGAGATGTGGACCGACCCTGTGCGCGGCCTCTGCCCCGGATATTGGCACGACGGGCGCGGATGGCAGGTTGGGTTGCAGGGCATGCACCTGTCGGCGGCGGGCAGTTTGACGGGCAGCGCGCGCGATTTGGCCGCGTGGGGCGGCCTGTTGCTGCGCGGCGAGGGGGAATTTGCGGGGCGATTGGCGGCGTTGTCGGCCACGGGCCACCTGCGCGACGGACGTGCGACCGGCTATGGGCTGGGGATGCGCCATCACATGGTGGGCGGGCGCGATTTGGTGGGGCATGGCGGATCGCAGCCGGGGTTTAAAAGCTATATTTTGCTGGATCCGCTGGCAGGGGCGGGGTGCATCGTCGTAGCGAACCGTGATGATGTGAACAGCACGGCCTTGGCCGAACGGGTGATGGCGGCGCTGTATGGGGCAGCGCTGCCTGTGGCGGAAAATGCGATGACGCCGGGCCTTTATGTCGCGCCGACGGGGGCGGATTGGATTGAAGTGAACGCACAGGCGGTGACGCGGCTGGATGACACGATCGCGGTTTACCCCGATGGGGCGGGCGGCGTCGACAGCCGCGCCCCGACATCGCCCCTGCATCTACGGATGGAGGGGGAGGATGTTGTAGGGACTGCCGGTCATGCGCCCGCGCGGTTTCAGCCGGCGCGGCCCGAAGCGGTGCCCGCGACGTTGGATGGGCTGTGGCGGGCAGATCCGTTTGGCGCGATGCTGGAGATTTACCGCGGTGCTGTGGTGATGGGCGCGGGCCCGACCCGCCGCGCGATGCCGTTGCAGTCGCTAGGCGGCGGGCGGTATCTGTTCACGCTGCACGATGGGCCTTGGGTGCGGCGGGTGTGTCTGAACGAGATGGGCGGCGACAGGTTCCAGCTGGCCCTGTCGCGCGCGCGGTCGGTAGAGTATCGCCGTATCAGCGGCAGCTAG
- a CDS encoding TonB-dependent hemoglobin/transferrin/lactoferrin family receptor, whose protein sequence is MMYSSNRSMLRGAVALCALTAPFIATPVLAQTAPQNDAGLTLGTVVITGDLRTEQTALEALTGVSAVTSADLERGQAASVADVLRRVPGVGATMSGDDASVAVNLRGMQQMGRVVVTIDGARQDFWRVGHGSGSFYLDPDLLKQVVVVRGPASNTYGSGGIGGVVAFETRDAGDMLAADESWAFSQRLRYGSNGEGFSTTATGAVRLGDNFDVISSLSYRNSDEYKDGNGDLVRWTGEEIRAGFGKATWRPAEGHELKFSFMRQITDDVISGSSGSTSATLSRYDTETYTDTASLSYHYDPAENDLIDFTIRGYVSSTDNDQSQIWPASAIGASRYYDVSTSGVNVQNVSRFAAGGWDQTLVFGGDYARIKGESDADHFGGGTQDIGGVFAQWQGRRGALELIGALRYDSYELQGVTKAAPGAPATDATLSGDRWSPRVSLGYDVTDSVQLFATYSEGYRSPHLQETFRRNGAHGAGYEPNLLLRPEVAKSWELGANLDFGQVFTGSDLLTAKVTAFRTHVGDYIETARAPSGATTYANVGDATLEGVELEGTYDFGAGYVSLAGAFVDATLDDTGATLTNTPLDNMTARVGLRAMDDRLQYGLEYQYLGSVTRVLSTGSTEYPSVDLVNLFASYEGANDWRVDFGVENLLDVAYTDPQSGWSTSSDIEQGRGRTVRIAFTKRLGG, encoded by the coding sequence ATGATGTATTCATCGAACCGCAGCATGCTGCGCGGCGCGGTCGCGCTTTGCGCGCTGACGGCCCCATTTATTGCAACCCCTGTGTTGGCGCAAACTGCGCCCCAAAACGATGCCGGCCTGACGCTGGGCACCGTGGTCATCACCGGCGATCTGCGCACCGAACAGACTGCATTGGAGGCCCTGACCGGCGTCAGCGCCGTCACCAGCGCGGATCTGGAACGGGGGCAGGCGGCCTCGGTCGCTGATGTGCTGCGCCGCGTGCCAGGTGTTGGCGCGACGATGAGCGGGGATGACGCGTCGGTTGCCGTGAACCTGCGCGGCATGCAGCAGATGGGCCGCGTGGTGGTGACCATCGATGGCGCGCGGCAGGATTTCTGGCGTGTGGGCCATGGGTCGGGGTCGTTCTATCTGGACCCCGATTTGCTGAAGCAGGTCGTCGTGGTGCGGGGGCCGGCCTCGAACACATACGGATCGGGCGGGATTGGCGGCGTGGTCGCGTTCGAGACGCGCGATGCGGGCGATATGCTGGCGGCCGACGAAAGCTGGGCTTTCAGCCAGCGTCTGCGCTATGGAAGCAACGGCGAGGGGTTCTCGACCACGGCGACGGGTGCGGTGCGTCTGGGTGATAATTTCGACGTGATTTCATCGCTGTCCTATCGTAACAGCGACGAATACAAGGACGGCAACGGCGATCTGGTGCGCTGGACTGGCGAGGAAATTCGGGCAGGGTTCGGCAAGGCCACGTGGCGCCCCGCCGAGGGGCACGAGCTGAAGTTCAGCTTTATGCGCCAGATCACCGATGACGTGATTTCGGGCTCCAGCGGGTCGACCTCGGCCACGCTTAGCCGTTATGACACCGAGACTTACACCGATACGGCCAGCCTGTCGTATCATTACGATCCGGCGGAAAATGACCTGATCGACTTTACCATTCGCGGCTATGTCAGCAGCACCGACAATGACCAGAGCCAGATTTGGCCGGCCAGTGCCATCGGGGCAAGCCGTTACTACGATGTCAGCACATCGGGCGTGAACGTGCAGAACGTGTCCCGCTTCGCCGCAGGCGGCTGGGACCAGACGTTGGTGTTCGGCGGCGATTACGCGCGGATCAAGGGCGAGTCGGACGCCGACCACTTTGGCGGCGGCACGCAGGACATCGGCGGTGTTTTCGCACAGTGGCAGGGCCGCCGCGGGGCGTTGGAACTGATCGGCGCGCTGCGCTATGACAGCTACGAATTGCAGGGCGTGACCAAAGCTGCCCCCGGTGCGCCTGCGACAGACGCGACCTTGTCGGGCGATCGCTGGTCGCCGCGCGTTTCGCTGGGCTATGATGTGACCGACAGCGTGCAGCTGTTCGCGACCTATTCCGAGGGCTACCGCTCGCCGCATTTGCAAGAGACGTTCCGCCGCAACGGCGCGCATGGCGCGGGCTACGAGCCGAACCTGTTGCTGCGCCCGGAAGTTGCGAAAAGCTGGGAACTGGGCGCGAACCTCGACTTCGGGCAGGTGTTCACCGGCAGCGATCTGTTGACCGCCAAGGTCACCGCCTTCCGCACCCATGTGGGCGATTACATCGAGACCGCGCGCGCCCCCAGCGGTGCGACGACCTATGCCAACGTCGGCGATGCGACGCTGGAGGGGGTCGAGCTGGAAGGCACCTATGATTTCGGGGCCGGCTATGTCTCGCTGGCGGGGGCGTTTGTTGATGCCACGTTGGACGATACGGGCGCGACGCTGACCAACACGCCGCTGGACAATATGACCGCGCGTGTGGGCCTGCGGGCGATGGATGACCGCCTGCAATACGGGCTGGAATATCAATACCTTGGATCGGTCACGCGCGTTTTGTCGACCGGTTCGACCGAATACCCCAGCGTGGATCTGGTGAACCTGTTCGCCAGCTATGAGGGCGCGAACGACTGGCGCGTCGATTTCGGCGTCGAGAACCTGCTGGACGTCGCCTACACCGACCCGCAGTCGGGCTGGTCGACATCGTCGGATATCGAACAGGGCCGTGGCCGCACCGTGCGCATCGCCTTTACCAAACGCTTGGGCGGCTGA
- a CDS encoding MarR family winged helix-turn-helix transcriptional regulator — MASRWPIDSAELASLEASEDYRRHGTLLYDIHEKSRVVSAHFDGMMKPGNLTRAEWWAFMEIVRHEGSPQSKIARRINNGRSATGKLMARLEAKGRIVREMTPAR, encoded by the coding sequence ATGGCATCGCGTTGGCCCATCGATAGCGCTGAACTTGCCAGCTTGGAGGCGAGTGAGGATTATCGGCGTCACGGCACGCTGCTGTATGATATTCACGAAAAGTCGCGCGTGGTAAGTGCCCATTTTGACGGGATGATGAAGCCTGGCAATCTGACGCGAGCCGAATGGTGGGCGTTCATGGAGATTGTCCGCCATGAAGGTAGCCCCCAGTCCAAGATCGCGCGCAGGATAAATAATGGCCGCTCGGCCACGGGCAAGCTGATGGCTCGGCTAGAGGCCAAGGGCCGGATCGTGCGCGAGATGACGCCTGCGCGATGA
- a CDS encoding SH3 domain-containing protein — translation MRKPFAPLFALITLVALASCGTAGMTTVQGAGPNDLLKLRAGPGLGYNILLGLPDGTPLRRHGCVTELGQSWCKVSLTTTPNVTGYVSADYLSPPAFGGR, via the coding sequence ATGCGCAAACCCTTCGCCCCCCTTTTTGCCCTGATCACTCTTGTCGCCCTTGCCAGCTGCGGCACGGCGGGCATGACCACAGTCCAAGGTGCGGGGCCGAATGATCTGCTGAAACTGCGGGCGGGCCCCGGCCTTGGCTACAACATCCTTCTGGGGCTGCCCGACGGGACACCCCTACGCCGCCACGGTTGCGTGACAGAACTGGGGCAAAGCTGGTGCAAAGTATCGCTGACGACCACCCCCAATGTCACGGGCTACGTCTCGGCCGACTACCTGTCGCCGCCCGCGTTCGGGGGCCGATAG